A window of Hippoglossus stenolepis isolate QCI-W04-F060 chromosome 18, HSTE1.2, whole genome shotgun sequence contains these coding sequences:
- the ccdc80l2 gene encoding coiled-coil domain-containing protein 80: protein MCNYYTSHLHLLLFAVLWSLSFPSLLSAWPGPGRSEPKDQLDPNVRDWGDYSDLPPGIEQGQRLDEEVQHAGNRVAGESTSSLAPELDFLAEFAGKKRLWVITAPSHNDHYLHMMEKQLEEMEQKVLNCRLAERDTFIITIIQNAMMEGRIQKTTFPGEAMVESLDPDTVTRLLHYLDLNNQEQGFTMLVLKKNLYVSERFPYPVRVEAILELIDQFPMRKLEKMTRKGANIRCSPVKKKVVVKRKKIKRKMVLSSQRQGNRTSVGALPRKPLDKKAALRSKIQEILSGRSRFVIRKVPAAGSTRGKASNSGGRAAANGLEKEKEHSSPSVSKSNEEVKKPRAESTVEEDKKTHGGRNSEDKREQNVKDDSQEKPGSKKKGKGKKGKKGKGRGKKSNREASDEDKAALKDLLESLKGNRRLMLISTPSRDATLYIQQKEENEKSHCGLAIRKITVATIVEGSDATLTLQHYQLESEPPLSDVSDQLFGSGLISLLRAELHLSSADLFSMTVTDYDMRPDRVFEAPPSSPALFEYIDNFPSRRPEKEKERKSPTVCTKDKEPGAENSLLRFMSKRRLLLISAPSEDDYSFQQQLTALNGQKCHLGIRHFAMLKLTGTGNKASGTVELFPLNGHSQSEVEPLSRDMVNNMREQLKISKDYFSMLIVGKDGDVKAWFPSPMWSLDSVYDLVDSMELRLQEEKLQKRLGIHCPEDRGTGGSEAGHYHGYGDEEMYSYHRSEK from the exons ATGTGTAATTACTACACCTCACATTTGCACCTGCTGTTGTTTGCGGTTTTGTGGAGCCTCAGCTTCCCAAGTCTGCTCTCCGCCTGGCCGGGCCCCGGTCGCAGCGAGCCAAAGGATCAGCTGGACCCTAATGTTCGGGACTGGGGGGACTATTCGGACCTCCCTCCGGGGATCGAGCAGGGACAGAGGTTGGATGAAGAAGTACAACACGCAGGCAACAGAGTTGCAGGAGAATCAACATCAAGCCTGGCTCCTGAGCTGGATTTCCTGGCTGAATTTGCAG GTAAAAAGCGACTGTGGGTGATAACAGCCCCATCGCACAATGACCACTATCTGCATATGATGGAGAAACAGCTGGAAGAGATGGAGCAG AAAGTGCTGAACTGTCGTCTAGCAGAAAGAGacaccttcatcatcaccatcatccagAACGCCATGATGGAAGGTCGGATACAGAAAACAACTTTCCCGGGAGAAGCCATGGTCGAGAGCCTCGACCCGGACACAGTTACCAGGCTGCTGCACTACCTAGACCTCAACAACCAG GAGCAAGGCTTCACCATGCTGGTTCTGAAGAAGAATCTGTACGTCAGTGAGCGGTTCCCCTATCCGGTCCGAGTTGAGGCGATTCTGGAGCTCATCGATCAGTTCCCCAtgaggaagctggagaagatGACCAGAAAAGGAGCCAACATAAG gtGTAGCCCTGTTAAAAAGAAGGTTGtggtgaaaaggaaaaagataaaGAGGAAGATGGTGCTGAGCTCTCAGAGGCAGGGAAATAGGACTTCTGTGGGGGCGCTACCAAGAAAACCTCTGGACAAAAAAGCCGCTCTGAGGAGTAAGATCCAGGAAATACTAAGCGGACGGTCGAGGTTTGTTATCCGTAAGGTCCCTGCTGCGGGGTCCACGAGGGGAAAGGCATCGAACAGCGGTGGTCGAGCCGCTGCCAACGGactggaaaaagagaaagagcacagttctccctctgtgtcaaaGAGCAACGAAGAAGTAAAGAAGCCCAG GGCCGAGTCCACCGTGGAAGaagataagaaaacacatggagGGAGAAACAGTGAGGACAAAAGAGAGCAAAACGTAAAGGACGATTCACAGGAAAAACCTGGCTCAAAGAAgaagggaaaaggaaagaaaggaaagaaagggaaaggaaGAGGGAAGAAGTCCAACAGAGAAGCCAGTGATGAGGATAAAGCGGCCTTGAAGGACCTTTTGGAAAGTTTAAAGGGAAACAGAAGGTTGATG cTGATCTCAACGCCCAGCAGAGACGCGACGCTTTACATCcagcagaaagaggagaatGAGAAGAGTCACTGTGGCCTCGCCATCAGGAAGATCACCGTTGCAACCATTGTGGAAGGCAGTGACGCCACACTCACGCTGCAGCACTACCAGCTTG aatcAGAGCCTCCACTCAGTGACGTGTCAGACCAGCTCTTTGGTTCAGGCCTGATCTCCCTGTTGAGAGCTGAGCTCCACCTGTCATCCGCTGACCTCTTCTCCATGACCGTCACAGACTACGACATGAGGCCTGAT AGAGTTTTTGAAGCTCCCCCATCGAGCCCTGCTCTGTTCGAGTACATCGATAACTTCCCCTCAAGGCgcccagagaaagaaaaagagaggaagagccCCACAGTCTGCACCAAAGACAAAGAGCCTGGAGCAGAGAACTCCCTGCTCAG GTTCATGTCTAAGAGGAGACTGCTGCTCATCTCTGCTCCCTCTGAGGACGACTACTCCTTCCAACAGCAGCTCACTGCTCTCAACGGACAGAAGTGTCACCTGG GTATTCGCCACTTTGCCATGTTAAAGTTGACTGGGACTGGAAACAAAGCGTCAGGAACTGTTGAGTTATTTCCACTTAATG GTCATAGTCAGAGTGAGGTCGAGCCGTTATCCCGCGACATGGTCAACAACATGAGAGAGCAGCTGAAGATCAGCAAGGACTACTTCAGCATGCTGATTGTGGGGAAGGACGGTGACGTCAAGGCGTGGTTCCCATCCCCCATGTGGTCCCTGGATAGCGTTTACGACCTGGTGGACTCCATGGAGCTTCGCCTCCAGGAGGAAAAGCTGCAGAAGCGACTTGGGATCCACTGCCCTGAGGACAGAGGGACAGGAGGCAGTGAGGCGGGACACTATCACGGCTATGGTGACGAGGAGATGTACTCATATCACCGGTCGGAAAAATGa